In Solanum lycopersicum chromosome 3, SLM_r2.1, the genomic stretch TGCTTTGATTATGCGTATAAGTGGTATGTGTGCATGCTTTTTTCTGCTCTAAGAAGGAGGGTATTGGTTCTTCCTCTATTAAGAAGTCCAGTGTGAATTCCCCTATTGAAAAGGTTCCATCAAAAGATGAATTTCGAATACATAAACTAAGCTCAGTCTCCAGGTCAAACATTTCTTCAAGTTGAGTTGGCAGACAGTTTCTTAAAATGGCACCTCTTGGTCTTGGCATCCTTCAAAATGAATCTGATTTGGAAAATGTTAGTCTGTTCTTACTAGAAGTTGCATGTCATATTCCCTAGTTCAAGGGGCCAGATGTTAGACATGATAATCTAAGTACTTTGGCAGGAACATGGAAGTatcattttctctttttgagttgatttttcaaatatgcTATTTATTTGCTAATTTGTGATCTCTGAGGTCCTTGGATTTTGTCCCATCAATAGTTTCTTCGTACTGTAAGCTGCAAAAGATCTGGTGCATGAAGTTCACAGGAGAAACATAAATGACTTTCATGCTTCTGCGTAGATGCTATGAAAATATTGAGACCTCTAGCTTTCTATGAGGGTGTCCATTTCACCGTCTTATGTTTGGGGTGTTCATAGACTACACATTCGTTTTGAATTTGTTTTGAAGAAGAATCAGGGAAAAACTAATTTGAAGCTATGGTGGCACTTATCAAACACCCCTGATTCTCCAAACATGTGTCACAATCAAGGGGGAACTCGATTCTTGACCTTTTGGAAAGCCATAAGATCTAGATAGTTTGTTCGGTTTATTTGAAGGTTGGTTTGTTGCTTCAGTGTCTGAGGTCTTCGTACTTTGGACCATATGTATACTTCTGAAGACAGAAGAGCAGTAGTTCTTCAAACAACCTAGTGAAAACAATGAAGTATCTTACTTATCAGATTTTTTTGGTTGATGATATACTGTGTTAGATTAGTTCTTTGGCATCTTAGTTGTCCACTCCCTTGGCATTGTATTTAATATGCTGAAGCTGGATTAAGATATTGAAGGTTGGCTTCATCGTCTTTGGTGGCTTTCTAGTCAACAGTTGAAGAGGGGGAAGTTGAAATGTCCGTAGTTGGTGGATGTTCATAATATAGATTAGTTGAATTGATGCTGGAAAGGTAGCTGAATGAAGATCATTGTGTTGCATAATAACTGAAATTAAATGTTTATGGGAAATCTAACGCAAAAGAGCTCCTCAAAAAAGGTGTCTTACAGCTGTGAGATAGTTTGATCTATCACCTATGGCTTAGATATACTTCTTCCATACATTTACTTGGCACTCATGGTTGGAGTGAGTGAAGAAAAGTATGTGGCTTTAAATCAGATCAATTGGCATTGTCAAGAATTTACCTGAGATGTCAGAATGCCTTCATATTTGTTGTTTTGTGTTTGCTGTTAATGCTACCGACTTCATTGGGTTCATTTTAACCGAGTCAACCTAATGGGATTGGGGTCAGATGATTGGAATCTGCAGGACTGCAGATTCTGCTGCCCAAGTAAGACTTCTTTGCTGTTTTAAATGTATTGTCATATATAATATCTTTCTATTTTGGTGTAAATAAGTAGGTTTAGAGGATATAGATCAGTTTGTAGATTTATTAAAATCTCTCCAAGTATCTTCTTttctgtttgtttttttttaactaaactTGTTGATGGTTTccagttcaaaaaaaaaaaaaacttagtttTAAGTTCCTCTTAAGAAATACACTTTAATTTCCAGGCCTTGCTCAAAAACATGTTGATTCAAGATCCTCCAGTCTCATCTTGTGATATGATTGAGACAACGTATTGCCGTCTCTTTTTcctactttattttaatttcctcCATTTGTGCCATTGTTGCatgcataattataaaattgtatttaaCTTGAGACCTGAAGTCCCTATCATGAATTAAGTTAACAAAGTATTTTGAAGTTGAATGCTGAATTGCCCAAGCAATCAAAAAATGGAGCTGCTACTTGATAGCATAAGTCTTTTTTCCGGTAGAATAATTGAGAATGTTTAACTCTAATCACTCATAATAACTTGTATTTTGTCTGGTTGTTAAGGGTGGTTAGGAGGGAAGGGAGCATCATAGGTAAGCTTTATGAAAGAATtgtagataatatatttttggtaAGCGAAAATATTTTTGCTGATTTTTCATCCCCAAGACAGTAGTTTCCTGCTACAACAGTATCAAGGACTTGAAGTCTTACAAAAATGCAAGGAATCTCAATACATGATCTAAATTATGTGTAGCGTTTCTACATCGGCAAAAAGTACAGGTATAAGTTTTACAAATGAAAACTCATAATTGAGGATGACCTGAGTTCAAGGGGAAAAGGTTGAGGGGCTTATAACTTAGGTCACATGTTTGAGCCCTATGCCATGCGAACTAAgccttttatttaaattgggaAGTGTGGAGGGGCGACCCATTTTCCCCGAGTTTTGAAGGCTGCCGCTGGTCCTCAATGATGGCCCCAGACGGCGTTCTCGGTCATAAGAAGAAGCCATAAGGATTTCTTAACTTATGGCTTTTCTCAgtcataagaaaaaaaacttaagtTATGAATGATTGAGGATTTTGTAGCAATGGgagaaatttgaaaaacttACCTAAGAAAGTCAATTATTCCCTTTCTTGTAAACAAAAAACTGTGAAATTTGTCTGTCTTCAGATCACTATATGAAGATTGATGCATGGGTGTCAAaaaacctttttcttttttgtctgAAGACTAATATTTTGATACCCTATTGTTGATGGAATTAGTTGAGCTACGCGCAAGCTGGCCCGGACACCTaagttatcaaaaaaaaaaaattgacactaTTATGAGGGGCCCCAACATGAACTATTCTAAATTCTTGAAGGTTGTGTCATTCTTAACGTTTCGTGCCTATTTATTAACTCAAGAGTAACAGTCTTCAAATAGCTTTGATTTCTTTAATTCTATCTTGGTCCAATCATGTCTTGGTATATTTGTGTAGGAGATAGGTTATTATTTTGGGAATGTGGGAAGGAGTAAAAAGGTTAACGATACTGCCTCTTCTTTTCTGAATTTTTGTGATGGTTCACTGTGATAAAGATTGAGTTCCTGTGTTTAAATTGGTTATGTTGAGCAGTTTTTTTCCCTCAGAATTTGAGTTCCCGTGTTAAAAATTGGCTGGGTTGAGCAATATTTTCCGCAGTATCATTCTGAATGGAAGCTGTCTTGTTATGCTGATTGAGACACTTCCCATTATACATGTATTCAGCCACGATGTGTTAGCTATGCCTCAGTCCCAAACAGGCTGAACAATTTGAACTAGTATTAAAATAAAGGAGCTCAAAACATTTCTAGTCTTTCAGATATGTAGTTTTTCCATTTGATGCTCTAGATGTGTAGTGAAAAGAGTAAATCATAATGTCCGGGCAATATAATGCTCATCATCAGTTTGATTAATTCACACTTGTATATTGCATGGGGTTCAAAGAACTCAGCTCTTCTGTTTGATGTATGTTTTCTGGCAGTAGTTTCTGATTTTTTTCCCCTGTAGGTTATGCTGGACAGAGACACGGGCCGCCCTCGTGGATTTGGGTTTTTAACATTTGCAGACCGCCGAGCAATGGAGGATGCAATAAGAGAAATGGATGGTGCAGAGGTTGGTGATAGGGTGATATCGGTGAACAAGGCGCAACCAAAGATGGGAAGTGAGGATCCTGATCATGGCTATGGTGGAGGTTACATATCAGGTGGCAGGGCGAGCTATGGTGGGGGTAATAGGTCAGTTGGGCAAGACACTTGCTTCAGCTGTGGTCGCCCTGGCCATTGGGCTAGAGACTGTCCATTGGAAGGAGGTGGCCGGGGTGCTCGACCACTAACACCCCCTTCTCGTTCTAGGTATGGTGGCACACGTGGGGATAGGTTTGGAAGTGACCGTGATAGGTACATGGATGACCGATATGATAGAGGGAACCATGCTGATAGGGAGCGCTATGACAGCAGATATGAGAGTCGTGATCGATACGCTAGCGACAGGTATATTGTTGTAAGAACTGAATAAAATGCAGTGGTATCACAATTTTGAGCGGAAGTTTGTTAGCGAGCCTGCTTAGCTTTCAGATTATAAATAATCGAGTAATTGTTTGAGAGTGTTAAAAGTGTGAAGTGGTGGCTTGTTTTCTCACCAAAAATAACTTGTATTCTTATCCTAGGTACCCTCCTGGAGGCGATCGCTTGGGCAATAGGTATGGGAGTTCTGACCGCTACCCTCAGAGTGGCTATGgcaaagaaaaagggtttgacaGAGATGTGGGTGGAAGATATGAAGGTGGAGGACCAGCACGATATGAGGGAAGAAGCTACAGAGATAGAGCAGGACCTTATGATCGCCCTGGAAGGGGAGGACGTCCACCTTCCTTTGACCGTTACTGAGATGAATAAGCACATACATGTTGAACTTTAGTTGATCTCTGTGGTAGTATGGTGGGTACGGAGCACACACTAGGATAAATGTGTGGAAGCAGTTAGTAGTGCATGAGTGACAAGTAGAGTAAATGAGCAGAGCTATGTTTTTTCAGTGAATATTGTATGCTTTATAAAAGAGGGAGCTTCCTCTATTGGAATGCATTATGGTATTTGCACTTATAATAAACAGCTGGAGGAGCGCATGCAATGCATGAAGGCAACAACTAATCTCTGATATTCCAACCAATCAACTAATGTACAaaatgttgaataataataataataataataatgtggtGGTGACCCTAAAATGCTATAGCAAGTGTAAGAATGGTTTTGATAATTGAGTGGTGATAGTTATGATGTACAAAGTGAGAAGAATGAAAAAGGAGAATAAGATAGGGGTGGTTGTTGGTGGTGCTGCTGCAGATGCACCAGTACCGCTGAATATCATTCCGAACAAGTCGACACTGCCGCTATTGGACTGGTCATGACCCCTGCCGCTTCCTTCACTAGTGCCGCCGCCCACTTGGGGTAAGATGCTTATGCTATTGTCCCTGTTTTATATAAGCTTTACAAGTAAGAAAATGCAGCTGCTATggcaaaaataaatatactgcCATCAGTTTTTAAGTTTTATCTAACATGAACTGCTGCTAGCAAGTAAAATTCTATGATAAGCACTAATTGATGAGTAGCGTgataagtttaaaattttcatgcTTTTTGGACgtagacttcaattatgatttaaAACATTGTGTGTAGACGTGCAATCTGAATATCAAAAGTTATTGTCAAAACTTTTTTGAATATGAGTTAAACAGGCCATTTGGAGGAGCTGTTTTTGGGATTGGGAAGGGAGGCTGTGAATTTTACGAAACAATTACATGTCTAATAAATATGGATTGGTAACCTAGGGAGTAAACTAGGcttggataattttttttgcaataaATATACATCTGCAAATTTGAATATGAGTCAACATTTTAATCTGCACTTTCATGTGACACATCTAAGGCTACAAGTTTAAAAggatattttaatatgtttgacataaatttaaattaaaattgcaaaaagtaaaaattttattcgTATTAGTGGAAAAGCATGGAGCAGCAGAGGTCTCACATGCATGTGGTCCTCATCTGTCCTCTGCCCTACCACTCTTATTAGCCAGAAAAATGAAAGATTCCAATTTCCACCGAGTCGTGTCGTTTGGTTGGAATAGGatgcaaaatattttctttaatataatttcattgatttttttaattcagtATTATAGGcacataattaatattaatttatgtataactATGCCTAAAGACAGCTGTAGGTAATAATAAGTACATTATTAATCTCAACATTACATTTTATTCAACTCTATTTTTATATACTGTACCAGACAAACCTTGTCATCTAAAagttcataatattttataagtttAAACATTTCCAGGAGAGTAATAACTGAAAATAAAGACAGCCTTTGCATAGCCACACATactccctttttttaaaaaaatgtctgTCAAGTCAGCTAACTTTTTTTTCTAGTGATAAAAATGTGAAAGACACATCTATAATCATACGTGCTATTTCCTTTTGTGAAATTAACAAGTTTTTTAAGTGGACTAAAAAACAAGTGAAGACTACAATGGGCTGAACATGTAGTGGCCGGCGGGCCCCTACAAGGGGTTTTCACTGTCCCACATAATCACGTGAACACGCAAACCTTTATACTACACTTTAcacttttttggaaaaataaatttcctcTAAATAAACTTTCTAAACTtcaaatcataatttgaaatcAGTCTATGAATCAATCAAGGCCATCTGAAGAAGTGATTTTCTCTTATTTGTTTAGGtttatctatttaattattacCAGAATCTATGTGTTGTTGATCGATCCCAATTGTGGATAGAAAGATGAGTCCAGCTGGTGCAATTTTATCTGTCAGCTATATTCATTTTAGTTTTAGAGGTACTACTTTTTAATTTGTTCAGGTGGTCTGGTGTGTATGGATCGATTTCACTTCTTCACAGAAAGGTAgtataattttcaagaaaataattatcgaGTTTGAAAGTAGAAGTACCTGGGGCCACCAAGGACACCAGCATTGGCGGTGAGCTGGTTGATTAGAAGGGCGGATTTGGGATCAACGCTGTAGGCTTTGGTATATTGGTTGCTAAGGCCTTGCCCTGAAGGCACAAAAAATGCGCCATTAACCATAGTGTCCCCGTCCGTCCTCCAATTCCATTCATCCCACTGCCCATTGTCTGTGTCCTCCCGCTTCGTCACCTACACGTAATTAATTACAAATCaatctctctctacttgaaaatattgaagttaAAGGGATTAAATACATTCACTTTTCAGCTTGGATTTATCTTTATAAGTGAGTAATTATTAGCTCTTAAAAGTTTGATTCTCAATTATAGTTTCAAGTTGGAACTTTAATGGTGTAACAATTCGGGttgacatatattttttaaaataattaaaatttcatttttttccttttataaaatGATTGTCAGTCAGTCAGCCGAGCACCAATAAATTGACTAGGGTTCCAAATGCAACAATTATAACCAAAGTATGTCCTAGAAAAAACAACTTTTTACCAGTAGCCCCAAATTAAAAAGGATTGAGAATCTTTTTTTGAATGAGAAAGGAATAACATGGTAAAACCCCGATTTTGTGCAAACTACGCACGAAAGTAGACAAAAATAATTGAGGTTCTAAATGCACAATTATTCCCAAAATATGTTCAAGTAcccaaattaaaaagaatttgagAAATTTACCTCC encodes the following:
- the LOC101261205 gene encoding glycine-rich RNA-binding protein RZ1C-like isoform X2 → MIGICRTADSAAQVMLDRDTGRPRGFGFLTFADRRAMEDAIREMDGAEVGDRVISVNKAQPKMGSEDPDHGYGGGYISGGRASYGGGNRSVGQDTCFSCGRPGHWARDCPLEGGGRGARPLTPPSRSRYGGTRGDRFGSDRDRYMDDRYDRGNHADRERYDSRYESRDRYASDRYPPGGDRLGNRYGSSDRYPQSGYGKEKGFDRDVGGRYEGGGPARYEGRSYRDRAGPYDRPGRGGRPPSFDRY
- the LOC101261205 gene encoding glycine-rich RNA-binding protein RZ1C-like isoform X1, with the protein product MSGKVQDCRIFVGGLSWDVTEHQLEDAFSPFGKIVDCQVMLDRDTGRPRGFGFLTFADRRAMEDAIREMDGAEVGDRVISVNKAQPKMGSEDPDHGYGGGYISGGRASYGGGNRSVGQDTCFSCGRPGHWARDCPLEGGGRGARPLTPPSRSRYGGTRGDRFGSDRDRYMDDRYDRGNHADRERYDSRYESRDRYASDRYPPGGDRLGNRYGSSDRYPQSGYGKEKGFDRDVGGRYEGGGPARYEGRSYRDRAGPYDRPGRGGRPPSFDRY